The Dethiosulfovibrio salsuginis nucleotide sequence ATCTCCCGAAGGAGCATGATCACGTCGGCCACTATTCGGCCAGCCCGGCGCATTTTACCTATTTCCTGGTTCTTTTTTATGGAGATCATCAGGACCGTCCAACTATAGCGTCGATCTTATCGGGCACGTCGTCGCCTTTTACCGCATCCACTTTAAAGAGCTGTTCTCTGGCGAGGTAATAGGTGACTAACGGTGCGGTCTGTTCGTGATAGACCTCCAGCCTGTTCCTGATGACAGATTCGTGGTCGTCGTCTCTCTGGTAAAGCTGGCCATCACAGCTGTCGCAGATATCCCCTTTTGAGGATGGTTTGTAGGATACGTTGAAGATCTTCCCGCAACCTCTGCACATACGACGACCTGAGAGCCTATTGACGACGGTTTCATCGTCTACGTCCAGCAGTATTACCCCGTCCAGGGCTATGTTAAGTCTGGTAAGAAGCTGGTCCAGAGCCTCTGCCTGAGGCACCGTCCTGGGGAATCCGTCCAGGAGAAAGCCTTTTTCGCAGTCTTTCTCCTGAAGCCTGGACTCGACCATCTCTATGATCAGGTCATCAGGGACTAGCTTCCCTGAGTCCATGTATCCCTTCGCCTTTACGCCCAGTTCAGTGCCCGCTTTTACGTTGGCCCTGAGGATATCGCCGGTGGAGATATGAGCCACTCCGTGTCGCTCAACGATTTTTTCCGCCTGGGTTCCTTTGCCGGCTCCAGGAGGGCCGATGAGTATAATCCTCATTTCAGCCACCTAGAACCTCAAAAGTCCCGCTCCAGCGGCACCGTTACGACGTTTGAGGATTCCCTCGTAATGCCTCATCAAGAGCTTACCCTCTATCTGGTGTACCAGGTCAAGGGCAACTCCAACCACTATTAGGACCGCCGTTCCACCGAAGTAGAAGGTGGTTATCCCCATGAGGTTGGTCATCAAGTTAGGTATCAAGGCTATTACAGCGAGGAAGGTCGCCCCCCCTAAGGTGATCCGAGACATTACCTTCTCTATGTAGTCAGAGGTCGGTTTGCCAGGGCGTATACCGAGGATAAACCCGCCGTACTTCTTCATGTTGTTAGCTATGTCCGCCGGGTTGAAGACCATGGCGGTGTAGAAGTAGGCGAAGAACAGGATAAGAAGCACGTAGAGAACGGTGTAAACCGGACTCCCAGGAGCCATCATGTTCTGAAGCCTGACCGCAAAGTCACCGGAGAAGAACTTCAATACCGTGTAGGGGAATATGAGGATAGAGGATGCGAAGATTATGGGCATGACCCCTCCCTGGTTGACCTTTAACGGTATGAATGTACTCTGTCCGCCGTAGACTTTGTTTCCCACGACTTTTTTGGCGTACTGTACAGGCAGACGACGCTGACCTTCCTGAAGGACGATACATCCAGCGATAACCGCTACCATGACTATGAGGCTGAGAAGTATAACCAGGACGTGGATCTCTCCAAGACGGATCATGCTCCATGTCCTGATCACCGCTTCAGGAAGCCTGGCGACGATTCCGGCGAAGATCAACAGGGAGATGCCGTTTCCTATTCCGTGATCGGAGATTTCCTCGCCAAGCCACATAACCGCAACAGCTCCGGCGACTATGGTAACCATGGCCGTGATCATGAAGAAGAGGCCACCGGTGAATACCCCTATCCGCTCAAGCCAGAGGACCATGCCTATAGCCTGGATCGATGCGAATCCGACGGCACTCAACCTGGTTATCTGGATGATTTTCTTCTGTCCTTCCGGTCCTTCCTTTTGCATTTTTTCAAGAGCCGGGAACACTACTACCAGTAGCTGCATGACGATGCTGGCGTTGATGTAAGGGGCCACTCCAAGGGCGAATATGCTAAAGCGCCTCAGAGCACCTCCGGCGAACATGTCCAGGAATCCAAGAACTCCGCCTCCCTCGAAAAGGTGGGCCATAGCCGCCGAGTCTATTCCGGGGGTAGGAACGTGAGCTCCCAGCCTAAAGACGAAGAGCATACCTAAGGTGAAGAGTATCCGCCTCTTAAGGTCAGGAAGCCTGAATGCATCACGGAAGGAGTCGATCACCTCAGATCACCTCGGCTTTCCCGCCGGCAGACTCGATCTTCTTTATGGCCTCAGCACTGAAGGCGTTGGCTCGAACGGTAAGGGCCTTGGTCAGATCTCCCTTCGCCAAGACTTTAACCAGACCGTCCTTACTGCGGATGAGACGTTTGGCCTCCAGCTCGATGGCGGTAACTACCGAACCGGCGTCAAAACGATTCTCCAGAAGGTCCAGGTTGATTACCTGGTATGATGTCCCGAAACGGAAGTTGCTGAACCCTCTTTTGGGGGTTCTACGGACAAGAGGCATCTGGCCTCCCTCAAATCCGGGGCGAACGCCGCCGCCGCTTCTCGATTTCTGTCCTTTGTGTCCACGTCCGGAGGTCTTGCCGTTGCCGCAGCCTATGCCACAGCCGACCCTTTTAGCCTTCCGCTTTGTACCCGGTGCAGGGTGCAGGTCGTTGAGATTCACTGGCTTTCCCTCCTTTATTCCTCAATTGGCGAGCACTCAACCAGATGGGCCACTTTGGCCACCATGCCTCTTATCTGAGGGGTGTCCTCGTGGATCACCGTCGAGTTCAGTTTTTTAAGCCCTAGGGCCTTTACCGTTCTACCCTGTCTGGGAGGACGGCCTATTGCGCTTTTTCTCCAGGTAATGAGAAGTTTAGCCATATCAAAAACCTCCTATTCGGCCTCCTGGGTCCGCTTTTTACCGCGGAGAGCCAGGATTTCGTCAGGGGTTCTCATGGCGCCCACAGCGTCCAGGGTTGCCCTGGCGACGTTGATGGGGTTGTTGGTACGTCCTACGACTTTGGTGAGGACGTCTTTGACCCCGCCGAGCTCCATGATGGCACGGACAACACCACCGGCGATAACTCCCGTACCGGGGGCGGCAGGCTTGAGCAGAACTTCGGCGGAGCCGAATCTACCCAGTATAGGATGGGGAATGGTCTTGCCTACCTTCTTAACGGTACGAAGGTCCTTCTTGGCGGACTCTATTCCCTTTCTGACAGCCTCGGATATCTCTCGGGCTTTACCCATGCCTACTCCTACTTTATGTTCGCCGTCTCCGACTACAACCAGGACGCTGAAACGGAATCTCTTTCCGCCTTTTACGACCTTGCTGACACGGTTAATGGCAACGACTCGCTCCAGCATATCGGAACTGGTCTGTCTACCGTTCATGCTCCCCCTCCTTACAGCTTAAGGCCCGACTCGCGAGCGGCCTCGGCCAACGCCTTTACGCGACCGTGAAACATATGACCGCCCCTGTCGAATACCACTTCGGTGATGCCTTTCTCCAGAGCCCTGCGGGCTACCAGAGATCCGACAGCCTTGGCGGCCTCGACGGTTCCGTGACTCGAGAGCTCGGACCTGAGGGCCTTGTCTATGGTGGAGGCGGACACCAGGGTGTGACCTGCAGCGTCGTCTATGATCTGCACGTAGATCTCGCTGAGGCTCCTGAATACCGACATCCTGGGGCGCTCGGGGGTTCCGGCAAGCCTCTTTCTCAGGCGGTTGTGCCGGACGACCCTCATGGTGTTTCTGCTTTTCATTTTGATCATGATGAGATCACCCCTATTTGGATCCGGCTTTGCCGGCTTTGCGGATTATGTGCTCGCCCTGGTAGCGAATTCCCTTGCCCTTGTAGGGCTCAGGCGGACGATAACCTCTGATGATGGCGGCGGTCTGACCGACCACCTGTTTGTCTATGCCTTTGACGCTTATCCTGGTAGGACCGTCGGTGGCAAACTCGATACCCTCCGGTGCCTCATGGACGACGGGATGGGAAAAGCCAAGGTTAAGAAGGAGGTCTTTGCCCTGCATCTGAGCCTTGTAGCCGACTCCCACGATCTCGAGCTTGGTCTCGTAGCCGTCGGTGACACCGGTCACCATGTTCTGGACCATAGCTCTGACCATGCCGTGGGCGGCTTTGGTCTTCTTCATCTCGTTGGCCCTCTGGACCAAGACGGTTCCGTCGGCCACCTGAAGAGAGATGTCCTCTATGACGGGCATAGAGAGCTCTCCCTTAGGTCCCTTAACGACGATTTTATCGTTCACCACGTCCACGGAAGATCCGTTAGGAAGGGCGATGATTTTACGTCCGATTCTCGACATGAAAGTCCCTCCCGTTACCAGACGTAGCAGACTATTTCCCCACCAAAGCCGGCGTTTCTGGCTTCTGCGTCGGTCTTAAGACCGGCGGAGGTGGAGATGATAGCGATGCCAAGGCCACCCATGACCTTAGGCAGCTTGTCCTTGCCTGCGTACATTCTGCGACCGGGTTTGCTTATCCGGCGCAGTCCCTGAACTACCCTCTCCCTGTTAGGACCGTAGCTGAGGAATACCCTCAGTATCCCGTAGGGTTTTTTGGGGTCGTTTATGACCTTGTAATTGCGGATATATCCTTCACCTTTAAGGATCTTGGCTATGGAGAGCTTTGTCTTGCTTATAGGCATATCCACCGCCTCATGGTAGACCATGTTGGCGTTTCTGATCCGAGTGAGCATGTCCGCTATGGGATCGTTGACGTACATCCTGGTTTGTGCCCCCTTTCAGTGACCGCTGTTACCAGCTGGACTTGACGATGCCGGGAATCTGACCTTCCCGAGCCAGCTTGCGGAAGCAGCAGCGGCACATGTCGAACTTCCGCATAAATCCGTGAACGCGGCCGCAGAGAGGGCACCTGTTGTATTTACGTACCTTGAACTTAGGAGTCAAGGTAGCTTTGTGCTCCATGGCTTTTCTGGCCATACTCTGTTCCCCTTCCTCTACTTGGCGAAGGGCATGCCCAGTTTGCTAAGCAGGGCAATTCCCTCTTCGTCGGTCTTGGCGGTGGAGACAAACGAGATGTTCATCCCCTTGGATACCATTATCTTGTCGTAGTTGATCTCAGGGAATATAAGCTGATCCTTGAGACCGAGGTTGTAGTTGCCCCTGCCATCGAAGGACTTGGCTGATATGCCCCTGAAGTCCTTGATTCGAGGGAGAACTACGCTGACAAGACGGTCCAGAAACTCCCACATCCTGGAGCCTCTGAGGGTTACGGAACATCCGATAGGGGAGTTCTCCCTCAGCTTAAATCCTGCGACGGATTTTTTGGCCCTTTTGATCATGGGACGCTGGCCCGATATGGTAGACAATTCCGAGACCGATGCGTTTACGTACTTGGCGTCCTGCTTGCCCTCTCCGACTCCGATATTGATGACTATCTTGACAAGGCGAGGGATCTCCATAGGATTCCCGTAGCCAAACTCCTTCTGAAGCGCAGGAGCGGCTTCGCCTGCGTATTTTTCGAGCATACGAGGTTTCATTGCTGCGCCTCCTCCTCTAGACCTGGTCCACTATTTCGCCGCTGACCTTGGCGACCCTCACCTTACGGCCGTCCTCTAAGAAGGCGTGGCCGACCCTGGTGGGCTTGCCGCTGGTGGGACACACCAGCATAACCTTGGAGGCGTAGATGGGATTTTCCTGTTTCACGATTCCGCCCTGGGGGCTTTTCTGGGAGGGTTTAGCGTGTTTGGAGGCGACGTTTACCCCTTCAACCAGCACCTTATCCCTGTTCTTCTCCGAGTCCCTGAGGATCTTGAGAACTTTGCCCTCTTTGCCTTTGTCTTTACCGGAGATCACACGGACGCGATCGCCTTTTTTAAGTCGCATTCTGCTCATACCATGTGCCCCCTTACACGACCTCAGGCGCCAGCGAGAGGATCCTCATGTA carries:
- the rpsE gene encoding 30S ribosomal protein S5, with amino-acid sequence MNGRQTSSDMLERVVAINRVSKVVKGGKRFRFSVLVVVGDGEHKVGVGMGKAREISEAVRKGIESAKKDLRTVKKVGKTIPHPILGRFGSAEVLLKPAAPGTGVIAGGVVRAIMELGGVKDVLTKVVGRTNNPINVARATLDAVGAMRTPDEILALRGKKRTQEAE
- a CDS encoding adenylate kinase, with the protein product MRIILIGPPGAGKGTQAEKIVERHGVAHISTGDILRANVKAGTELGVKAKGYMDSGKLVPDDLIIEMVESRLQEKDCEKGFLLDGFPRTVPQAEALDQLLTRLNIALDGVILLDVDDETVVNRLSGRRMCRGCGKIFNVSYKPSSKGDICDSCDGQLYQRDDDHESVIRNRLEVYHEQTAPLVTYYLAREQLFKVDAVKGDDVPDKIDAIVGRS
- the rplX gene encoding 50S ribosomal protein L24, coding for MSRMRLKKGDRVRVISGKDKGKEGKVLKILRDSEKNRDKVLVEGVNVASKHAKPSQKSPQGGIVKQENPIYASKVMLVCPTSGKPTRVGHAFLEDGRKVRVAKVSGEIVDQV
- the rplR gene encoding 50S ribosomal protein L18; this translates as MIKMKSRNTMRVVRHNRLRKRLAGTPERPRMSVFRSLSEIYVQIIDDAAGHTLVSASTIDKALRSELSSHGTVEAAKAVGSLVARRALEKGITEVVFDRGGHMFHGRVKALAEAARESGLKL
- the rpmD gene encoding 50S ribosomal protein L30 — protein: MAKLLITWRKSAIGRPPRQGRTVKALGLKKLNSTVIHEDTPQIRGMVAKVAHLVECSPIEE
- the rplO gene encoding 50S ribosomal protein L15, which gives rise to MNLNDLHPAPGTKRKAKRVGCGIGCGNGKTSGRGHKGQKSRSGGGVRPGFEGGQMPLVRRTPKRGFSNFRFGTSYQVINLDLLENRFDAGSVVTAIELEAKRLIRSKDGLVKVLAKGDLTKALTVRANAFSAEAIKKIESAGGKAEVI
- a CDS encoding type Z 30S ribosomal protein S14, encoding MARKAMEHKATLTPKFKVRKYNRCPLCGRVHGFMRKFDMCRCCFRKLAREGQIPGIVKSSW
- the rplE gene encoding 50S ribosomal protein L5, which gives rise to MKPRMLEKYAGEAAPALQKEFGYGNPMEIPRLVKIVINIGVGEGKQDAKYVNASVSELSTISGQRPMIKRAKKSVAGFKLRENSPIGCSVTLRGSRMWEFLDRLVSVVLPRIKDFRGISAKSFDGRGNYNLGLKDQLIFPEINYDKIMVSKGMNISFVSTAKTDEEGIALLSKLGMPFAK
- the secY gene encoding preprotein translocase subunit SecY, which codes for MIDSFRDAFRLPDLKRRILFTLGMLFVFRLGAHVPTPGIDSAAMAHLFEGGGVLGFLDMFAGGALRRFSIFALGVAPYINASIVMQLLVVVFPALEKMQKEGPEGQKKIIQITRLSAVGFASIQAIGMVLWLERIGVFTGGLFFMITAMVTIVAGAVAVMWLGEEISDHGIGNGISLLIFAGIVARLPEAVIRTWSMIRLGEIHVLVILLSLIVMVAVIAGCIVLQEGQRRLPVQYAKKVVGNKVYGGQSTFIPLKVNQGGVMPIIFASSILIFPYTVLKFFSGDFAVRLQNMMAPGSPVYTVLYVLLILFFAYFYTAMVFNPADIANNMKKYGGFILGIRPGKPTSDYIEKVMSRITLGGATFLAVIALIPNLMTNLMGITTFYFGGTAVLIVVGVALDLVHQIEGKLLMRHYEGILKRRNGAAGAGLLRF
- the rpsH gene encoding 30S ribosomal protein S8 — translated: MYVNDPIADMLTRIRNANMVYHEAVDMPISKTKLSIAKILKGEGYIRNYKVINDPKKPYGILRVFLSYGPNRERVVQGLRRISKPGRRMYAGKDKLPKVMGGLGIAIISTSAGLKTDAEARNAGFGGEIVCYVW
- the rplF gene encoding 50S ribosomal protein L6 is translated as MSRIGRKIIALPNGSSVDVVNDKIVVKGPKGELSMPVIEDISLQVADGTVLVQRANEMKKTKAAHGMVRAMVQNMVTGVTDGYETKLEIVGVGYKAQMQGKDLLLNLGFSHPVVHEAPEGIEFATDGPTRISVKGIDKQVVGQTAAIIRGYRPPEPYKGKGIRYQGEHIIRKAGKAGSK